The genomic interval GAAGCGCTTGATGAGCTCATCCACCTTGAAGGCCGAGCGTGCTCGGAGCCCTTCTTGCTTGGCTTTCTGGAAATAGTGGTCTTTAGGACGGTAGGGCTTGCCCATGTCGGAGTGGGTCCCTACCATCCGCTACTGTCTTCGGGAAGCCGGAGCAGTCGTGGGTGTCGCGGCCCGCGCAATGGTGAATCCGGAGGACATTGCGATGGGCACCCGGAGCGTGACGGCGGCACTCTGCATCACCCTGCTCTCTTCGGGCGGGGCGACGTACTGCTACACGCAGGCGGACGCGCTCCAACGGCAGGGCCAGTGGCTGATGGAGCGAGGCACCGCCCAGGCCGAGGATTACGCCCGCCGCCTGGATGGCAAGGCCGCGGACGCCCAGCTCAAGACGTTCTCCGAGCGGCGCACGGTGATGGAGAAGGCGCACCTGTGGGAGCGGGGCATGCTGCTGGGGGTGTTGGCGGCCGCCATGTCCCTGGTGGGCGCCTACGTCCTGTTCCTGCTCAAGCGCTTGGATGACCAGCTCCTGGACGCCATGGGCGACCTGCGCCCCACGACCGAGCCGCCCTCCGCTTCCCCGGAGCCTCGGCCGACGCTCGTGTCCAGCCTCCAACGCTAGGACTCCCCGCCCTCGCGGCGCGCTGGCACAATGGCGGCCCTTCTTTCACGGAGGTGGCCATGCCCGGCTGTGCGCATTGTGGACACTCGCTCGACATCATCGCCAACCAGGTGGGGCGCAGCGACACCTGCCCGCACTGTGGCGAGGACGTGCGCTCGTGCCGCAACTGCCGGCACTACGACGCGAGCGTGGCCAAGGAGTGCAAGGAGCCCTTCGCCGAGGTGCCCTCCGACAAGGACGGCGCCAACTTCTGCGAGCTGTTCCAGATTGGCGAGGGCGGCCATCACGCGAAGGCCAGCCGCGACGCGCTGATGAACGCCGCGGAGGCCCTGTTCCGCAAGCGCTGAAGCGCCTAGCGGCCCGGTCCCACGGCCACCGCCGAGCCCACGAACGGAACGACCTTCGCGAAGCCCTTCGCGGGGTGTGCGATGGCGAGGGGACCACACTCGCCCCATTGCGTGACGCCGTGGGGCAGCAACTCCGCCAGGTCGTAGCGCTCACCATGCAGTTCGAAGGGCGTGCTCCACACGAGCCGCGCGGTGAAGACGTTGAGCGACAGCGAACGTCCCGAGCCGGGGGGCCCATCGAAGGCCCCGCCCACCACGATGCTCGCGCGCCGGAACGTGGCGATGGGACGGCCCTCGGAGAATGAAGCCGGGTCGTCGAAGTGAGCACGCGCGTGGCCTTGCTCCTTCAGGTACACGGTGAAGTCCCCCACCCGGTCCACGCTGAGGGACAACCCTCCATTGTCGAGCGTCCTCGCCGTGAACGGCACGGCCCGGAAGGTCAGCCGCGCGGCGGCCTCGGCCACCTTGCCCGTCGGGTCATCGAGCAGCGGACCCTTCAGACCTTCCAGGTGGATGAAGTAGCCCAGGTCCTGGAGGGTCGAATCCTCGGATGAGAGGTAGAAACGCCCCGTCACGTACCACGCCACGCTTGCCGGCATCAGCGGTGCCATCGAGACCTCCACCTCCGAGGAGCCGCGGGGGCCGGAGCCATCAACGAGCTCCAGCGCCCCAGGCCCAAGACACCCTTGTGAAACCCGGCGTCAGAAGCCGTAGATCTTCGAGAGGATCTCCTTCATCACCTCGGACGTGCCGCCGCCGATGGTGATGAGGCGCACGTCGCGCCACGCGCGGGCGATGGGCGTCTCCTCGATGTAGCCCATGCCTCCGAAGAACTGCTGCGTGTCGTAGGCCACGCGCTGGGCCAGGTCTCCGGCGAACAGCTTCGCCATGGAGATCTCCTTCACCGCGTTCTCCTTGCGGTCGAAGACGTCCACCGCGTGGTACGTCAGCCGCCTGGCCGCCTCGATGGCCGTCAGGTGCTCGACGAACTTGTGGCGCCAGACCTGGAACTTCATCAGCGGCCGGCCGAACGCCTCTCGCTCGTTGCCGTACTGGATGGCGTCCTCCATCATCCGCTCCATGCCGCCCACCGTGGTGATGGCGCCCACGAGGCGCTCACCCTGGAAGTTCGTCATGATGTGGTAGAAGCCCTCGTTCTCCTCCCCCAGCACGTAGCGGGCGGGGATGCGGCAGTCCTCGAAGTAGAGGATGGCCGTGTCCGAGGACAGGTTGCCCACCTTGTCCAGCTTCTTGGAGACGCCAAAGCCCTTCACGTCCGTGGGGAACGTCACCAGCGAGATGCCACCGTAGCCCTCGCCCCCGGTGCGCACCGCCAGGGTGATGAAGTCGGCGCGCGTGCCGTTGGTGATCCACATCTTCGAGCCGTTGATGACGTAGTCGTCGCCGTCCCGGCGCGCCGTCGTCTTGATGCTCGCCACGTCCGAACCACACCCGGGCTCACTCACCCCCAACGCGGCGATGCGCTCACCCTTGAGGGCAGGCTCCAGGAACTCGCGCTTCTGCTCGTCCGTGCCTATCTCGTTGATGATGGGAGTGGCCATCTGGCTCTGCACCAGCAGCGCCATGTTCACACCCGCGTTGCGGCTATGGCTGAGCTCCTCGCAGAACGCCGTCACGTACCAGTAGTCCAGCCCGCTGCCGCCGTACTTCGGGTCGTGGTTGATGCCGAGGAAGCCCAGGTCCCCGCACTTCTTGAACAACTCCCTGGGAAAGATGCCCGCCCGGTCCCACTCGAGCCCGTACGGCGCCATCTCCTTGTCGACGAAGGCGCGCACCGTCTTGCGGAACGCCTCGTGCTCCTCCGTGAACGGGTTCGGCATGCTCACTCCTCCTGGGAACGACAGAATTGATTCTCGAATCAATAACAAGGACGCCCCGGGAACAAGAGGGCCGAACACCGGCTTCTCATGACGCGGCGAGCCATGTTCCACCACACACTTCCCTGGCACTCCGCGCGAAAAGTCCTGCCAACCAGGCAGGCAACCATTAAATAGCCCTCGAAAAAGATAGTCCGCTTTGCGGAGTATCGTCTTGACAGACAGTTCAGGGACTGTAGTTTCCGGGGCGCAGAAATTCCAAAGCATCAGCCAGCATCGAGTCCTGGAGGGGTCCGGGGCCAGGCGAGCTGGCAGGAGCAGGACGACCGTGATTCGACGCATGTGGATGGCCGCGGTGCTGGCGGCGGTGTTTACGACGGGCTGCGGCAAGAGCGGGGCGCAGCCCGCCCTGCCAACGCAGGAAGCCTCTTCGGCGATGGGAGTGAAGGCCATTGCCCCGGCGACGGAGCTGGAAGGCAGCGTCACGCGGGTGACGGGACAGGTCCGCTCCAAGCAGGAGGCGACGCTGAGCGCCCAGGCAACCGGCACCATCGCGAAGATGCTGGTGAAGGTGGGCGACAAGGTGAAGAAGGGCCAGACGCTGGCGGTGTTGGACACGTCCAACGTCGTCATTGGCGTGGAGCAGGCCCGCGCGGTGAAGGCGGCGGCGGACGCGGCGCTGCAACTGGCCACCAACAACCTGGAGCGCACCCGCAAGGTGGCCGAGGGCGGTGGTATCGCCGCGGCCGGGTTGGATCAGGCGGAGATTGGCCAGAAGCAGGCCGCGGCCCAGGCGGCCCAGGCCGCCGCGGCGGTGCGCATGGCGGAGGAGAACCTGCGCGACATGGCCATCATCGCGCCCTTCGACGGCGTCATCACCGCGCGCATGAAGAACATCGGCGACACGGTGGCGATGATGCCGCCCACGCCCGTCTTCTCGCTGGTGGATGTGGGCGGCCTGGAAGTGCGCGCGCTGGTGCCCGAGTCCGTGGTGGACAAGATCAAGCAGGGCACGAAGACCCACGGCACCGTGAGCCCCAGCGGCATGCGCTTCGAGGTGGCGGTGGCCACGGTGGGCTCCGTCGTGGACACCACCAACCGCACGGTGGAGGTGCTGGCGGACGTGGTGGGTCAGACGACCCAGCCGCTGCGCCCGGGCGCCCTGGTGGACCTGGACTTCTCCGCCGCGGGTGAGGTGGACGACAAGGGCCTGTTCCTGCCGACGCAGGCGGTCAGCGCGCGAGGCCAGGAGGGCTTCGTGTGGGTGGTGCAGGACGGCACCGTGCGCAAGCGCGACGTTCGCGTGGAGCGAGTGCTTCCCGGCTACGTGCGCATCCTCCAGGGACTGGGCGCCGACGAGCGCGTGCTCGCCGACTCCTCCCTGGACGTGAAGGAGGGCACGGCCGTCCGCGTGGTGCAGTGACGCCTGCCCTCCCCTTTCCTTTCTGGAGCTCCTGAATGAGCCCGCTCAAGACATTCATTTCACGGCCCATCTTCACCGCCATGCTGATGATGGCGGTGGTCGTGTTCGGCATCAACGCGTACCCGCGCATCGGCGTGGACCAGTTCCCCGACGTCGACTTCCCCGTCGTCACGGTGACAACGGTGCTCCCCGGCGCGGACCCGGAGACCATCGAGAAGAACGTCAGTGACCCGCTGGAAGAGGCGCTCAACACGCTCAACGGCGTGGAGCAGCTTCGCTCCATCAACATGGAGAGCGTGTCGCAGATCATCGTGCGCTTCACCCTGGACTCCAAGGTGGACGTGGCCGCGCAGGACGTGCGCGACCGCGTGCAGGCCACGCTGAGCAAGCTGCCGGACGAAATCGAGACGCCCGTCGTCGAGAAGTTCGACATCGGCGCGGCGCCCATCATCACCCTGTCGCTGTCCGGTTCGCTGCCCATCGAGGAGCTGACCCGGACGGCCGAGGACCTGGTCAAGCCCGCGCTGCAGCGTCAGCAGGGCGTGGGCAGCATCGACATCATCGGTGGCCGCGAGCGGGAGATTCAGCTCGTCGTCGACCCGGACCGCCTGCGCGGCTTCGGGCTGGCCATCAGCGACGTGAGCCAGGCGGTGCGCGCGCAGAGCCTGGACGTCCCGGGTGGCCGCACCATGGACGGCGGCCGCGAGCGCGTGCTGCGCCTGACGTCCGAGGCGAAGAGCGTGGATGAGATCCGCAACATCATCATCGCCAGCCCCAACGGCGCGCCGGTGCGCGTGCGGGACGTGGCGGATGTGGTGGACGGTCCCGAGGAGGCGCGCGGCGCCGCGAAGAACGGCGAGCGAAGCGCCGTGGCGCTGGTGGTGCGCAAGCAGTCCGGCTCCAACACGGTGCAGGTGGCCGGGCTCGTCAAGGAGTCCCTGGGTGAGCTCAACAGCCGGCTGCCCGAGGGCATCAAGGTGGAGCTCGTCAGCGACAACGCGCGCTTCATCCGCTCGTCCATCAACTCCGTGCAGTTCGACATGGTGCTCGGCGGCTTCCTCGCCGTCATCATCGTGCTGGTGTTCCTGCGCAACCTGAACTCGACCATCGTCGCGGCCATCGCGCTGCCGGTGTCCGTCGTCGGTACGTTCGCGGTGATGGCGGCCCTGCACTTCACCTTCAACATGGTGACGATGCTCGCGCTGACCCTCTCCATCGGTCTGCTCATCGACGACGCCATCGTGGTCATCGAGAACATCGTCCGTCACATGGAGGAAGGCAAGACACCCATGCAGGCGGCGCTCGATGGCGCCGGACAGATTGCCCTCGCGGTGCTCGCGGTGACGCTGGCCATCGTCGCGGTGTTCATCCCCGTGGCGTTCATGGACGGCATCATGGGCATGTTCTTCTACCAGTTCGGTGTCACGGTGGCGGTGGCGACACTCATCTCCTACGCCGTGTCCATGACGCTCACGCCCATGTTGTCCTCGCGCATGCTGCGCCACCACGGGCAGCCCAAGGGCATCTCCGCGGCGGTGGAGAAGGTGCTCGTCGGCATGGAGAACGGCTACCGGAAGATGCTGGCGGCCATCCTCCGCCGGCGTGCGCTGACGCTGGTGGTCGCGGTGGCGGTGCTCTTCGCGACCTTCGGTCTGGCCCGCTTCCTGAAGTTCACCTTCATCCCCGAGTCCGACAACGGCAACATCAAGCTGGCGGTGGAGTTGCCCGTCGGCTCGACGCTGCAGGAGACGCAGACGCAGGTCGAGCAGTTCGACGCCCAGGTGCGCGCGCTGCCGGGCATCTCCTCCACCTTCGCCACCATCGGCGGCGGTGTGCAGGAAGAAGTGCACAAGGGTGAGCTGCTCATCAACCTGGTCCCCATCAAGGAGCGCAGCTACAAGCAGGGCGAGCTCAAGACGTATCTGCGTGGCGCCATCAAGCCTCCTCCGGGCGTGACGGTGACGGTGCAGGACGTCACGGGTGTGGCCGGCGGTGGCTCGCGTTCGCAGCAGGTGCAGTTCAACCTGCGCGGCGACAACTGGCAGGAGCTCATCGCCACGTCCGAGAAGATTCGCGCGGCGATGAAGACCAACAAGGGCCTGGTGGACGTGGACACCACGTACCGCTCCGGCAAGCCCCAGTACGACGTGGTGGTGGACCGCGAGCGCGCCGCCAGCCTCGGTGTGCCGGCGGCGTCGCTGGGCACCACGCTGCGTGCCTTCCTCGGCCGCGACAAGTTCGCGGACTACCGCGAGGGGGGCGAGACGTACGAGGTGAAGCTGCGTCTGCCTCCGGACACGCTGGCCTCGGCCGAGGCGTTGGGCAAGCTGACGGTGCGCTCGCCCAGCGGGCAGCTCGTGGAGCTGCGCAACCTGGCCACCATCACTCCCGCGGATGGTCCGGTGCAGATTGATCGCGAGTCACAGAAGCGGCAGATCACCCTGCTCGCCAACCTGGCCAGCGGCTACCAGCTCAGCGAAGCCATCGCGTTCATGAACACGACGGCGGCCAAGGAAGTGCCCAAGGGGATGATTTACGACTTCGAAGGCAACGCGAAGGAGCTCGGCAAGTCCGTCGCCGCCTTCGGTGCCGCGCTCCTGCTGGGCATCATCCTGGTGTACATGATTCTGGCGGCGCAGTTCGAAAGCCTCATCCACCCGTTCACCATCATGCTGTCGCTGCCGTTCGCGTTCATCGGAGCCATTGGCGCCCTGCTCATCACGGGTCAGGCCATGTCGATGTTCGCCCTCATCGGCATCATCATGCTCATGGGTCTGGTGGTGAAGAACGGCATCCTCCTGGTCGACTTCACGCTGCAGCTGCGTGAGGAAGGCAAGAGCGCCACGGAGGCGCTGCTGGGTGCCGCTCCGGTCCGTCTGCGTCCGATTCTCATGACCACCATCGCGATGATCGCCGGCATGGTGCCGGTGGCCGTCGCGCAGGGCGACGGCGCCGAGACGCGCGCGCCCATGGCCATCACCATCATCGGCGGCCTCATCACCTCCACCGTGCTGACGCTCGGCGTGGTGCCGGTGGTGTACTCGCTGCTGGACCAGCTCACCGAGAAGTTCAAGCGCCGCAAGGGCCCGGGCGCCGCTCCGGACCATGGGGCACCGCACTCGGTGGATGGCCATGGTGAGAAGGCGGCGGTCGCCGCGGCCGCGCGAGTGGAGACGGCCTGATGCGAGTGCCGGCCAACAGACCGGCCCTCCGCGTGCAGCCGGGCGGCGTGGGCGAGGAGGAGCTCGAGTACAACGAGGACGGTGTCGCCACCGACGACACCGTGCCTCCCGAGGATTCCTCCACGCCCGCGTCACGCCGGCTGCATGAGCTCCTCATCCAGTTGGGTCGGTACCGCTCCCTGCGGGATCCGCTCAACGGAATCTGCGAGAGCAAGCAACTGACGCCGACGCAGCTTCACGCATTGATGTGGTTGGGCAATGACGGACCCACTCACGTGGGGGTGCTCGCTCAGCGAGTGGGCATCACCAAGAAGACCATCACCGGAGTGGTGGACCGGCTGGAGGACATGAGGCTGGTGGAGCGCACGAGGGACGCCGAGGACCGGCGCGCCGTCGTCGCGCAGCTCACCACGGAGGGCACGAAGCTCTTCAGCCTCATCAGCCGCAGCGTGGATGAAGGCTTGCGGCGGATGCTGGACCTGCTCCCGCCCGATGACCAGGAGGCCCTCTTCGGCCTGCTGGAGCGGGTGCTGAAGCGGCTGGGCGAAACCTCCGAGCCTCAGTCAATCTAGACATGGACGAGCGCGCGCTGGCAGCGGACTTCGCCCGGCGCGCGCTCCGTCTCTTCCTCCCTCCCCTCACCTGTCTCACCGCGCTGTTCGCTCCCCCCGCGAGCGCCACCACCCCGTCCGTCCTGTCCGACGAACTGGCGGGGCGATGCCGTGCATGGGCCGCGGATCCCCACAACCCCTGGGCACTCGCCCACGGCATGGTGGTGGACGGCCGCGCCTTCCGCGCGAAGGACGGGAGGCTCGCCGCCGACGTGGTGATGTCTGACTTCCTTCGCGAGAAGGCCGCGCGGGACTTCTCCTTCGAAGCCTTCACCTCGGATGGCACCCCGGTGGAACCCCACCCCGCCCTCCAGACCAAGACGCTGTTGGCCGCCGGGATTCCCCTCGCACAGCGCTTCACCACCCCCTTCGGGCCCGTGACACCAAGAGACCTGGCGGAGCACGTGAAGCGAGGCTTCGAGATGGAGCAGGTGGCCTCGCCCGAGAGCGCATGGCGTCTGGATGTCCTCTCCCTGAGCTCACGGCCCGGCGACACGTTCCGCGATTCCAGCGGGCGCACGGTGAGCGTGGACGTGGTGATGGACACCGCTCTCACCGCGCTGGAAGCAGCGCAGGTCGAGCTCACCACGGCCATGAAGGCCGGGCGGCCACAGGTCCCCAAACAAGGCCAGGGCATCTATTCGCACCCATGTGGAGGTCTGCACTACTTCCAGGCAGTGGCTGGATGGGCGCGCCACCCGTCCGTGCGAGCGAAGTGGCGTGAGCGACTGGCCGTTCAGCGCGACGTGCTCCTGTACCGGTTGGACTCAGAGGCCCGTCAGTACGAGACCGCATGGGCCACCGCCCCCGAACACCGGGAGGCGGTGCTGGCGCAGATGCTGAAGTTCCATGGACACCTGCTGGAGACACTCGGCCGATTCCGAGACGACACTGGCTGGCGCCCGACGCCGCTTCAACGCCAGACGGTGGAGCGCGCTCGCAGGTACCTGGAGAACACCGTGCGGAGGATGGATGCGACCGGCGCTCTCTCCGCCCCCGCCTCGGTAGCCCTGCGCAATCGGCAGCTCGCGCTGGACCTGGTGGGAGACACCTGTCACGCCGCGAGAGGCGAAGCCCTCTGGAGCCAGAGCGTCTCCTCGCCTCGCCTCACACCCCCAGCTTCGCCATCTCCTCGTCGGTGAAGCCGGCCTCCTCGAGCACCTCGCGGGAGTGCTCTCCCAGCGCGGGAGGCTCGCGCAGCGGCGTCGGCCCCATGCGCAGCGGCGTGAGCAGGTGCGTCACCTTGCGGCCTAGCCGCGCGTCCTCCGCCTCCACGAAGAGGCCTCGGGCGCGAAGCTGCGCGTCCGACAACACGTCGTCCCCTTCCGCCACCGGCTCCACGCACAGGTCCGAGCCCGCGAACGTCTCCGCCCAGTGCGCCAACGGCTTCGACGCGAACAGGCGCGTCAACTCCGCCTTCACCCGTCCGCCCGCTTCGCCCGGCGCGTAGGCGTCTTCCATGAGCTCCGGGCGGCCCAGCCGCTCGCACACCCCCGCGAAGAACTTGGGCTCGAGCGCCCCCACCGCGAGCCACCGATCATCCGCCGTCCGGTACAGGCCGTAGCACGCATACCCGCCATTGAGCGCCTCGCGACCGCGCGCCAGCGCCCCACCCTGCTCTCCCATGAAGAGCCGCGCGGCCAGGTGCATGTGCAGGAAGGCCGTGGCCCCATCCGTCATGGACACGTCCACGAAGCGGCCCTTCCCGGTGCGCTCGCGTTCATGCAGCGCGGCCAGGATGCCCACGAGCGCGAAGAGGCTGCCGCCTCCGATGTCGCCCATCTGGACGCCAGGGAAGGCGGGCGCCCCACCCGCCTCGCCGCCGTAACCCAGGAGGCCCGCGCGGGCCACGTAGTTCAGGTCGTGCCCCGCCTTGAGCCGATCCGGCCCGGTCTGCCCGTAACCAGAGATGGCGCAGTAGATGAGCCGCGGGTTCTCCGCGCGGAGGACGGACTCGCCCACGCCCAGCTTGTCCATGACACCCGGACGGAAGCTCTCCACCAGCACGTCATGTGTCCGCACCAGCCGCTTGAGCGCATCGCGGCCCTCGGGCGTCTTGAGGTTCAGCGTCAGCGAGCGCTTGTTCCGGTTGAGCCCGTAGAACAGCGCCCCCATGTCATCCCGCGATGGAGGCATCTGCCGGACGTAGTCGCCCCCTTCCGGCTCCTCCACCTTCACCACCGTGGCGCCCAGGTCCGCGAGCACCAACGTGGCGTAGGGCCCTGGCAACAGACGAGACAGGTCCAGCACGCGCAGGCCCGTCAGCGGCAACGACGACATGATGCACTCCCGAGATGTGATGCCCGCCAGGGCCTGAAAACACAGACGGCGCGCCCCTGACTGACAGGAACGCGCCGCGCGAGTCGGTCACGAAGGTCGGCGCCAGGCCCCGCCCTCACGCTACCGAGGAATGGACTACATCAGCTTCGCCAGCTTCATCGCGAGGCCCATGTCCATGGGCTTGAACTTCAGCTTGCCCTGCATGGCGGCCATCTGCGCGTTGAGCTTCTTCTCGCGGATCTTCACGAAGTCGTCGTTGCTCGCGGAGACGGTCATCTTCGCATCCGCCGCGGCACCCTCGGAGACCCAGCCCTCCGACTTGGTCAGGTCCACCGTCCACGTCCCGCCACCCTCGCCCGCGATGTTGAAGACGATGATGGCGTTGATCTCCTTCGCCAGCTCCGGCTTCGCCTTCAGAGCTTCCGGAATCTGGTTCTCGATGATGTCCTTCGCGTTCATGACGGGCTCCTTGGCCTGGTCGTTGATTGGTGAATCAAGACGGTGGGGACCGTAACGGTGGCCCCCTTGCAGGTCAAGCAGGGTGATGGCCGGTGTTCATCACGCGCTGGTGCTGCTCATGGCGGACGGATTCAGCGAGCGGCGCACCATGTCGAGCAGGTCATTGAGTTCGAAGGGCTTGGCCAGGTGGCCGACCGCGCCAATGTCCTGCGCCTTGCTTCCGACGTTGCGGTCCGCGCTGAGGACGATGAGCGGAATGCCCGCCACGGCGGGCGGCTTCTGGCGCATCCGCTGGGCGAACTCCCAGCCGTCCATCACCGGCATCATCAAGTCCAGCAGGATGAGGTTGGGCGGGTCCGGCTCGAGGCGCTCCAATGCCTCCTTGCCATTGCGTGCGCGGCGGATGACAAAACCCTCGGCCTCCAGGATTTCCGAGAGGGCTTCGAGGATATCCGGGTCGTCGTCCACCACGAGGACGACAGGGGCACCATCAGGCTGTGTGTTGGTCGGGGTCAGGGCAGTCTCCCTCGGTGCGACGCTGGGGATTCTTCCACCATCCTCCCACTCGGCGGCGCAAGAAAGTGCTCTCCCCGCACGCGACGAGGGGGCACGTTGCAAAACCGACAGTCCCTCCCCACCCTTTCCGTGACCTGCTGGACAGGGGGTGGAAAACGTGAGGAGCCCAGGGGAGATGGGAACGGATGGCACGGCGGCGCAAGCGCCAGGCTTGGTCCTTGTCCCCATGCGAGGCCCCCCGCGCCCGCTGGGAGGCCTGCTCCTCGAGCACCTGGGCCTCCGGACGCTCCCACCGGACGCAACCTCGCTGGAAGCCCTCCTGGGTGCCGCGGGCTTCCAGCGCCGCGCGGGCGACAGTCGTCTCTGGGAGCGGGACGGCCAGGTGCTGCTCGCGGGAGAAGAGTCCTTGGACGACGGTGCGCGGCTGTTGTGGACGGCCCCCCCATGTCAGGACGAGGCAGAGGTGCGCCGCCGCGTGCGTTACCTGGGCATGGCGTCCCACGACCTGCGCGGCTCGCTGGCCAACATCCGCTCCTACGCCGCGCTGCTGCTCAACGGGCGCGTGCCCTTGGAGCCCAAGGTGCAGCGAGGGTTGGAGACCATCCTGCGCAACGCGGACCGCTCGCTCTCCTTCTCCCAGGACTTCTTCGACTCCAGCCGCGCCGACCTGGGCTCGCTGGCCTGTGAGCCGGAGCGCCAGGCGCTCATCCCCCTGCTGGAGACAGCGGTGGAGCGTCAGCGCTCGGCGGCCGCCTCGGCCAACGTGGCCCTGGTGCTGGACCTGGACCCCAGCCGGCCCCCGCCCGAGGTCGCCGTGGACGGGGCCCGCATCCAGCACGCCGTGGAGGCGTTCATCCTGTACCAGCTCTCCCGCTCCCAGCCTGGCGAGGTCATCCACGTCCGGGTCTACCCAGGTGTTCCCCGGGTGCGGGTGGAGGTACGCCGGGAGGGTGTCCCGCTCTCGGACGAGGACGCCTCCGCCGTGTTCCAACGCGAGGAGCGCGCCTTCCGGGAGAAGAAAGTGGAGGACCCGATGCGCGTCTACCTGGCCCGGCAGGAGGTGGAGGCCCATGGGGGCGGCGTGGGCGTGGAGACGGACCCGTCCGGAAGCGCCCTGGTCCTCACCCTCACGGCCCTTCCAGGCGCCATGCTCGCAACGCCAGCGGGCCTCCAAGCATAGCCCCTCCGCTCTTGCTGGCGATTGAGCACGCCCCCCGCTATGCTCCGCCCGTTTTCGCGAAGGAGTCGAGATGCTGGGGCTGAAGCCGATGGAACTACTTCTGATCCTGTTTGTGCTGCTGCTCCTCTTCGGGGCCACGCGGCTGCCGCAGCTCGGCTCGTCCCTGGGCAGCGCGATTCGCAACTTCAAGCGCGGCTTCGGCGGCGAGGAAGACGCGGGCCCCCAGGGAGGCGACAAGAAGGCTGGCGGGACGCTCGCCACCGGCGGGAACGTGGACAAGGACGTCAAGTCCTCCACGCCCAGCAGCCACGCCTGACATCCCTCCGGGTCTCCCCGGATGACACGACGCCCGCTCCCCCCGTTCCATCGGGGCCGAGCGGGCGTTGACGTTTCAACAGTCGGAGCTCCGTTCCCCGGTGCTGCTCACCGGGGGACGGCCGCGCCTGAGGTTCAGTCCGGAATCGAGGCGTTGTCGTACATGGCGTCGATCTCCGCCTTGTACTTCTGGCTGCACACCTTGCGCTTGACCTTCATCGTGGGCGTCAGCTCACCGGTCTCCTGGGTGAAGTCCGCCGACATGATGGTGAAGCGCTTGATGGTGGCGTACGGAGGCTGCTCCGAGTTCACCTTCGCCATCACCGCCTTCACGGCCTCGTGGACCTCCGGCCGCTTCGCGTTCTCCGCGTAGGAGCCCACCGGAGCGCCCTTCTCCTCCAGCAGCTTGCGCATGGAATCTTCGGCCATGGTGAGGAGGACGACGAGGTACGGACGCTTGTCGCCGTACACCATGGCCTGGCTCAAGATGGGGAACGTCTTCAGCGTGTTCTCGATGTTCTGCGGCGCCACGTTCTTCCCGCCCGCCGTGACGATGATGTCCTTCTTGCGGTCGGTGATGCGCAGGTACTGGTCCGAGTCCAGCTCGCCGATATCCCCCGTGTGGTACCAGCCGTCGGCCTCCAGCGCTTCGGCCGTGGCGGTGGGGTTCTTGTAGTAGCCCTTGGTGACGCTGGGGCCACGGACGAGCACCTCGCCATCCGGCGCAATCTTCACCTCGGTGCCCGGCATCGGCGGACCCACGGTGCCAATCTTGATCTTGTTCGGCCGGTTGGCGTTGCAAGGCGCGGCCGTCTCCGTCAGGCCG from Myxococcus stipitatus carries:
- a CDS encoding CaiB/BaiF CoA-transferase family protein, coding for MSSLPLTGLRVLDLSRLLPGPYATLVLADLGATVVKVEEPEGGDYVRQMPPSRDDMGALFYGLNRNKRSLTLNLKTPEGRDALKRLVRTHDVLVESFRPGVMDKLGVGESVLRAENPRLIYCAISGYGQTGPDRLKAGHDLNYVARAGLLGYGGEAGGAPAFPGVQMGDIGGGSLFALVGILAALHERERTGKGRFVDVSMTDGATAFLHMHLAARLFMGEQGGALARGREALNGGYACYGLYRTADDRWLAVGALEPKFFAGVCERLGRPELMEDAYAPGEAGGRVKAELTRLFASKPLAHWAETFAGSDLCVEPVAEGDDVLSDAQLRARGLFVEAEDARLGRKVTHLLTPLRMGPTPLREPPALGEHSREVLEEAGFTDEEMAKLGV
- a CDS encoding SCP2 sterol-binding domain-containing protein, which encodes MNAKDIIENQIPEALKAKPELAKEINAIIVFNIAGEGGGTWTVDLTKSEGWVSEGAAADAKMTVSASNDDFVKIREKKLNAQMAAMQGKLKFKPMDMGLAMKLAKLM
- a CDS encoding response regulator, whose amino-acid sequence is MVDDDPDILEALSEILEAEGFVIRRARNGKEALERLEPDPPNLILLDLMMPVMDGWEFAQRMRQKPPAVAGIPLIVLSADRNVGSKAQDIGAVGHLAKPFELNDLLDMVRRSLNPSAMSSTSA
- a CDS encoding HAMP domain-containing sensor histidine kinase, giving the protein MGTDGTAAQAPGLVLVPMRGPPRPLGGLLLEHLGLRTLPPDATSLEALLGAAGFQRRAGDSRLWERDGQVLLAGEESLDDGARLLWTAPPCQDEAEVRRRVRYLGMASHDLRGSLANIRSYAALLLNGRVPLEPKVQRGLETILRNADRSLSFSQDFFDSSRADLGSLACEPERQALIPLLETAVERQRSAAASANVALVLDLDPSRPPPEVAVDGARIQHAVEAFILYQLSRSQPGEVIHVRVYPGVPRVRVEVRREGVPLSDEDASAVFQREERAFREKKVEDPMRVYLARQEVEAHGGGVGVETDPSGSALVLTLTALPGAMLATPAGLQA